A genomic stretch from Desulfolutivibrio sulfodismutans DSM 3696 includes:
- a CDS encoding universal stress protein, whose translation MLPIIRRILLATDLSESSRQALRYAVSEAERHHASLTILHVAPDVVEMMSEESGFDIEGHFDAASWNEFNEKNTSRALERARAKVAEAAKECVTDSPNCPAANARIKIAMGDPAGRILEELAAGGYDLVVMGTHGHNSFMDMLLGGVAQKVLRHSVKPILFVRETVAEQEA comes from the coding sequence ATGCTGCCCATAATCCGTCGAATCCTTCTGGCCACAGACCTGTCGGAAAGTTCCCGCCAGGCGTTGCGCTACGCGGTCTCCGAGGCCGAGCGCCACCACGCCTCCCTGACGATCCTGCATGTGGCGCCCGACGTGGTGGAGATGATGAGCGAGGAATCGGGGTTCGATATCGAAGGCCATTTCGACGCCGCATCCTGGAACGAGTTCAATGAAAAAAACACGTCCCGCGCCCTGGAGCGGGCCCGGGCCAAGGTGGCGGAGGCCGCGAAGGAATGCGTGACCGACTCGCCGAATTGTCCGGCGGCGAACGCCCGGATCAAGATCGCCATGGGGGATCCCGCTGGGCGCATCCTGGAGGAGCTCGCCGCAGGAGGGTACGACCTCGTGGTCATGGGAACCCACGGCCACAACAGTTTCATGGACATGCTGCTTGGCGGCGTGGCCCAGAAGGTCTTGCGGCATAGCGTCAAGCCCATCCTTTTCGTACGCGAGACGGTTGCGGAGCAGGAAGCCTGA